A window of Flavobacterium flavigenum contains these coding sequences:
- a CDS encoding MarR family winged helix-turn-helix transcriptional regulator, giving the protein MKDKTIDYILRATWQAVSRMYNEEAAKYDATMATGFALLSMDKEDGTPSTALGPRMGMEATSLTRTLKSMEDKGLIVRKKNPSDGRGVLIYLTEFGKEKRELSKNTVLKFNETVRKHVSDEKMKHFIEVSEIINELIQDKNIFTENTANE; this is encoded by the coding sequence ATGAAAGATAAAACGATAGATTATATTTTAAGAGCAACATGGCAGGCTGTATCCAGAATGTATAATGAAGAGGCTGCAAAATACGATGCTACAATGGCAACCGGATTTGCTTTGTTAAGTATGGACAAAGAAGATGGAACTCCGTCGACCGCTTTAGGTCCGAGGATGGGAATGGAAGCCACAAGCCTGACCAGGACTTTAAAATCTATGGAAGACAAAGGTTTAATTGTTCGCAAAAAGAACCCAAGTGACGGAAGAGGTGTATTAATCTACCTGACTGAATTTGGAAAAGAAAAAAGAGAATTATCTAAAAATACAGTTCTGAAGTTTAATGAAACGGTTAGAAAACATGTTTCAGATGAAAAGATGAAACATTTTATCGAAGTTTCGGAAATCATCAACGAATTAATTCAGGACAAAAATATATTTACAGAAAACACAGCAAACGAATAA
- a CDS encoding DUF4251 domain-containing protein yields MKTKLFALVVILSFLTIPGSAQGKSRKDLKAERQLQKQKEIESLINSKNFVFEAQKVMPQGGRLLNLDYNRYFLKFNEAKTTCDLPFFGRGFNVPYGGGDGGIKFEGVPENIVIEKKKKSYNIKATVKGKDDFYNLFFTVFLDGGASLSVNSNNRASISYDGEIETPKLEEVKK; encoded by the coding sequence ATGAAAACTAAACTATTTGCATTAGTAGTAATATTGTCCTTTTTAACCATTCCCGGATCAGCACAGGGAAAATCGAGAAAAGATCTTAAGGCTGAAAGGCAACTACAGAAACAAAAAGAAATTGAATCTCTAATTAATTCTAAGAATTTTGTTTTTGAAGCACAAAAAGTTATGCCACAAGGCGGAAGACTTTTAAATTTAGATTACAATCGTTATTTTTTGAAATTTAACGAAGCCAAAACAACCTGCGATCTGCCCTTTTTTGGGCGTGGATTTAATGTACCATACGGAGGAGGTGATGGCGGAATAAAATTCGAAGGAGTTCCTGAAAATATTGTGATTGAAAAAAAGAAAAAGTCATATAATATAAAGGCAACTGTAAAAGGTAAAGATGATTTCTACAATCTTTTTTTTACTGTTTTCTTAGATGGCGGGGCATCTCTTTCAGTCAATAGCAATAATAGGGCGTCGATTTCTTATGATGGAGAAATTGAGACGCCAAAATTGGAGGAAGTTAAAAAATAA
- a CDS encoding acyl-CoA dehydrogenase family protein: MADTIEKNVTRGGQFLVKETKCEDIFTPEDFSEEQLMMRDSVKEFVDKELWAHKDRFEKKDYAYTEASMRKAGELGLLGVAVPEEYGGLGMGFVSTMLVCDYISGATGSFSTAFGAHTGIGTMPITLYGSEEQKKKYVPKLASGEWFGAYCLTEPGAGSDANSGKTKAVLSEDGTHYLITGQKMWISNAGFCSVFIVFARIGDDKNITGFIVENDPSNGISMNEEEHKLGIRASSTRQVFFNETKVPVENMLSERGNGFKIAMNALNVGRIKLAAACLDAQRRVTSGAVKYANERIQFNTSISSFGAIRSKLAEMATSAYAGESASYRAAKDIEDRIAAREAEGTSHQEAELKGVEEYAIECSILKVAVSEDVQNCSDEGIQIFGGMGFSEDTPMESAWRDARIARIYEGTNEINRMLSVGMLIKKAMKGHVDLLGPAMKVQEELMGIPSFDTPDFSELFAEEKVIVANLKKVFLMVAGSAVQKYGPDLDSHQQLLMAAADILIEIYMAESTILRTEKLAKSQGEDKVQEQIAMAKLYLYKAVDIVNLRGKEGIASFAEGDEQRMMLMGLKRFTKYTNLPNVVALREKIAEKLVAENSYCF, translated from the coding sequence ATGGCAGATACTATCGAAAAAAACGTAACCCGTGGTGGTCAGTTTTTAGTAAAAGAAACAAAATGCGAGGACATCTTCACTCCGGAAGATTTCTCAGAAGAACAGTTAATGATGCGTGACTCTGTAAAAGAGTTCGTCGACAAAGAATTATGGGCGCACAAAGATCGTTTTGAGAAAAAAGATTATGCCTATACAGAAGCTTCTATGCGTAAGGCAGGTGAATTGGGACTTTTAGGCGTTGCGGTTCCGGAAGAATACGGCGGATTAGGAATGGGATTCGTATCTACAATGTTAGTTTGCGACTACATTTCCGGAGCAACTGGATCTTTCTCTACTGCTTTTGGAGCGCATACAGGAATTGGTACAATGCCAATTACGCTTTATGGATCTGAAGAACAAAAGAAAAAATACGTTCCGAAATTGGCTTCTGGAGAATGGTTTGGTGCTTATTGTTTAACGGAGCCAGGTGCAGGATCTGACGCTAACTCAGGAAAAACTAAAGCCGTTTTATCTGAAGACGGAACACATTATTTAATCACTGGTCAAAAAATGTGGATTTCGAATGCAGGTTTCTGCAGCGTTTTCATCGTTTTTGCTCGTATTGGAGATGATAAAAACATTACAGGTTTCATCGTAGAAAACGATCCGTCAAACGGAATTTCGATGAATGAAGAAGAGCATAAATTAGGAATCCGTGCTTCTTCTACACGTCAGGTTTTCTTTAACGAAACCAAAGTTCCGGTTGAAAACATGCTGTCTGAAAGAGGAAACGGTTTTAAAATCGCTATGAATGCACTTAATGTTGGTCGTATTAAATTGGCAGCTGCTTGTTTGGATGCTCAAAGAAGAGTTACTTCTGGAGCTGTAAAATATGCAAACGAAAGAATTCAGTTTAATACTTCTATTTCATCTTTTGGTGCTATCCGTTCTAAATTGGCTGAAATGGCAACTAGCGCTTATGCTGGAGAAAGTGCTTCTTACCGTGCTGCAAAAGATATCGAAGACAGAATTGCTGCTCGTGAAGCTGAAGGAACTTCTCACCAGGAAGCAGAATTAAAAGGTGTTGAAGAATACGCTATTGAGTGCTCTATTTTGAAGGTAGCGGTTTCTGAAGATGTTCAAAACTGTTCTGACGAAGGAATTCAAATCTTTGGTGGAATGGGATTCTCTGAAGATACTCCAATGGAAAGTGCCTGGAGAGATGCCCGTATCGCTCGTATTTATGAAGGTACAAACGAAATCAACAGAATGCTTTCTGTAGGGATGCTGATTAAAAAAGCTATGAAAGGTCACGTTGATTTACTTGGACCGGCAATGAAAGTTCAGGAAGAATTAATGGGAATTCCATCTTTTGATACTCCGGATTTCTCTGAATTATTTGCAGAAGAAAAAGTAATCGTAGCTAACCTGAAAAAAGTTTTCTTAATGGTTGCGGGAAGCGCTGTTCAAAAATACGGACCAGATTTAGATTCTCACCAACAGTTATTAATGGCTGCTGCAGATATCTTAATCGAAATCTATATGGCTGAAAGTACAATTTTGAGAACAGAGAAATTAGCTAAATCTCAAGGTGAAGACAAAGTTCAGGAGCAAATTGCAATGGCAAAATTATACTTGTACAAAGCGGTAGATATCGTAAACTTAAGAGGAAAAGAAGGAATTGCTTCTTTTGCAGAAGGAGACGAACAACGTATGATGTTGATGGGACTTAAACGTTTCACTAAATACACTAATCTGCCAAACGTTGTCGCATTACGTGAAAAAATTGCAGAAAAATTAGTTGCAGAAAATTCATACTGCTTCTAG
- a CDS encoding HD domain-containing protein yields the protein MNLQERYSLILGKIGFNYKEINILWFDLEKAYSGKSRHYHNLNHLKEMIELFDLYKSYIKNPDEILFSIFYHDYIYKASRKDNELKSAELALKVLAENNSLDKNLIFDAIYATQFHSHNSIEDINWLIDFDLKILAKDWDDYKIYCNQIRKEYKIYPDFMYKPGRAKALKHFLENGFIFQTEEFRGLYEEKARANIEKEISLLT from the coding sequence ATGAATCTCCAAGAAAGATACTCACTGATCCTCGGTAAAATCGGATTTAATTATAAAGAAATCAATATTTTATGGTTTGATTTAGAAAAAGCATATTCGGGTAAATCAAGACATTATCATAATCTAAATCATTTAAAAGAAATGATTGAATTATTTGATTTGTATAAAAGCTATATTAAAAATCCGGATGAAATCCTGTTTAGCATTTTCTATCACGACTATATTTATAAAGCTTCAAGGAAAGATAATGAATTAAAAAGTGCGGAATTGGCGCTAAAAGTTTTGGCTGAAAATAATTCTTTAGATAAAAATCTAATTTTTGACGCTATTTATGCAACACAATTTCATTCGCACAATTCAATCGAGGATATTAACTGGCTAATTGATTTTGATTTGAAAATCCTTGCCAAAGACTGGGACGATTATAAAATCTATTGTAACCAAATCAGAAAGGAATATAAAATTTACCCTGATTTTATGTATAAACCCGGACGTGCAAAAGCATTAAAACATTTTCTGGAAAATGGATTCATTTTTCAAACCGAAGAATTCAGAGGTTTATATGAGGAAAAAGCCAGAGCCAATATTGAAAAAGAGATTTCTCTATTAACGTAA
- a CDS encoding acetyl-CoA C-acyltransferase gives MKTAYIVKAYRTAVGKAPKGVFRFKRPDELAAETIQFMMDELPDFDKKRIDDVMVGNAMPEAEQGLNVGRLISLMGLKVEDVPGVTVNRYCASGLETIGMATAKIQSGMADCIIAGGAESMSYIPMGGYKPTPDYKVAAAGHEDYYWGMGLTAEAVAKQYNVSRQDQDEFAYNSHMKALKAQAEGKFDKQIVPITVEQTFINENGKKETKSYVVNKDEGPRADTNLEALAKLKPVFAADGSVTAGTSSQMSDGAAFVLIMSEDMVKELNLTPIARLVGFASAGVEPRIMGIGPVKAIPKALKQAGLDLKDIDLIELNEAFASQSLAVIRELGLNPDIVNVNGGAIALGHPLGCTGAKLSVQLFDEMKRRGNKYGIVSMCVGTGQGSAGIYEVL, from the coding sequence ATGAAAACAGCATATATAGTTAAAGCTTACCGTACAGCGGTAGGAAAAGCACCAAAAGGAGTTTTTAGATTCAAACGTCCTGATGAATTAGCTGCAGAAACCATTCAGTTTATGATGGATGAATTGCCTGATTTTGACAAAAAACGCATTGACGACGTTATGGTTGGAAATGCCATGCCGGAAGCAGAACAAGGACTTAACGTTGGTCGTTTAATCTCTCTTATGGGATTAAAAGTAGAAGACGTTCCCGGAGTTACCGTAAACCGTTATTGTGCATCAGGATTAGAAACTATCGGAATGGCAACAGCAAAAATCCAGTCTGGAATGGCAGATTGTATCATCGCCGGTGGTGCAGAAAGTATGAGTTATATTCCGATGGGAGGTTACAAACCAACTCCGGATTATAAAGTCGCAGCCGCAGGTCACGAAGATTACTATTGGGGAATGGGTCTTACGGCCGAAGCGGTTGCGAAACAATATAATGTTTCAAGACAAGATCAGGACGAGTTTGCTTACAACTCTCACATGAAAGCATTAAAAGCGCAGGCAGAAGGAAAATTTGATAAACAAATCGTTCCAATCACTGTTGAGCAGACTTTCATCAATGAAAATGGTAAGAAAGAAACAAAATCATATGTTGTTAATAAAGACGAAGGTCCAAGAGCGGATACCAATCTGGAAGCGTTAGCTAAATTAAAACCTGTTTTTGCTGCAGACGGAAGTGTAACAGCAGGAACCTCTTCTCAAATGAGTGATGGTGCTGCTTTCGTTTTAATCATGAGCGAAGACATGGTCAAAGAGTTAAATCTCACTCCTATTGCGCGTTTAGTTGGCTTTGCATCCGCAGGAGTAGAGCCAAGAATTATGGGAATTGGCCCGGTAAAAGCGATTCCAAAAGCATTAAAACAGGCTGGATTAGATTTAAAAGATATCGATTTGATCGAATTAAATGAGGCATTTGCTTCTCAGTCATTGGCTGTAATTCGTGAGCTAGGTTTAAATCCTGATATCGTAAACGTAAACGGTGGTGCTATCGCTTTAGGTCATCCGCTGGGTTGTACGGGAGCTAAACTTTCCGTTCAGTTATTTGATGAAATGAAACGCAGAGGAAATAAATACGGAATTGTGTCTATGTGTGTAGGAACTGGACAAGGGTCTGCGGGGATTTACGAAGTATTATAA
- a CDS encoding META domain-containing protein produces MMKNISTLVLFSFLLISCNILKCNKNTISKLEGNWELNYISGPRIAFDGLYPNKKPTINFNTKEKMVSGNNSCNSYTGKLVATENKIDFTQPMVSTKMMCLDGQGEQVFMNTLSKVTSYSITDDGKTLNLISGDIATMRFTKK; encoded by the coding sequence TAGTTTCCTTTTAATTTCATGTAATATTTTAAAATGCAATAAGAATACTATTTCTAAATTAGAAGGCAACTGGGAGCTTAATTACATATCCGGGCCACGAATTGCATTTGATGGTTTATATCCAAATAAAAAACCGACAATAAACTTCAATACAAAAGAAAAAATGGTTTCTGGTAATAATAGTTGTAATTCCTATACTGGAAAACTTGTTGCAACAGAAAATAAGATTGATTTTACACAGCCGATGGTATCAACAAAAATGATGTGTCTGGACGGGCAGGGTGAACAGGTTTTTATGAACACTTTATCAAAAGTAACTTCCTATAGTATTACTGATGATGGAAAAACTTTAAATCTTATTTCTGGTGATATTGCAACGATGCGATTTACAAAAAAGTAA
- a CDS encoding helix-turn-helix transcriptional regulator yields MSQNKNALIRYKTIDKCLQNKYRQWTLEDLIECCSQALEEYEGRQIPISKRTIQMDIQMMRSEKLGYNAPIVVYDKKYYKYEEEDFSITDIPLTETDMNVLTETVSMLKQFKDFSLFNDVSDILQRLEDKIYAEKSHTKPVIYLDKNENLKGLHYLDEIYQAIIKKMVLIVTYKSFKSRDETKFHFHPFILKEFNNRWFLVGKKKKSQPITNLALDRIMSIDYDFNLPYLEEDFDAELYYKNVIGVTVNSGLQPRRIELWIDAENAPYVLTKPLHETQRLIQENEDKSIIVHLFVIPNYEMERLLLGFGCGIEILRPEGFRKRMKGILQKALDRYDEQISTE; encoded by the coding sequence ATGTCACAAAACAAAAACGCCTTAATTCGGTACAAAACCATCGACAAATGTCTGCAGAATAAATACAGGCAATGGACTTTAGAAGACTTGATCGAATGCTGTTCTCAGGCTTTGGAAGAATATGAAGGAAGACAAATTCCGATCAGCAAACGAACAATTCAGATGGATATTCAGATGATGCGCAGCGAAAAGCTGGGTTATAATGCACCCATTGTGGTGTATGATAAAAAGTATTATAAATATGAAGAGGAAGATTTTTCGATAACCGATATTCCGCTGACCGAAACCGATATGAATGTCCTGACTGAAACGGTTTCGATGCTGAAGCAGTTTAAGGATTTCTCTTTGTTTAATGATGTTTCGGATATTTTGCAGCGACTGGAGGATAAAATCTATGCTGAAAAGTCGCATACCAAACCTGTGATTTATCTGGATAAAAACGAGAATCTGAAAGGATTGCATTATCTGGACGAGATTTATCAGGCGATTATTAAGAAAATGGTTTTGATCGTTACGTACAAATCTTTTAAGTCAAGAGACGAAACCAAATTTCACTTTCATCCTTTCATTTTGAAGGAATTTAATAACCGCTGGTTTTTGGTTGGAAAGAAGAAAAAATCACAGCCCATTACGAATCTGGCGCTAGACAGAATTATGTCGATTGATTATGACTTTAATCTTCCCTATTTAGAAGAAGATTTTGATGCCGAATTATATTATAAAAATGTAATTGGCGTTACTGTCAATTCAGGTTTACAGCCCAGACGGATCGAACTTTGGATTGATGCTGAAAATGCACCCTATGTTCTGACCAAACCGTTACATGAAACCCAAAGGCTGATTCAGGAAAATGAGGATAAAAGTATTATTGTGCATCTTTTTGTTATTCCGAATTACGAAATGGAACGTTTATTATTGGGATTTGGCTGCGGAATTGAAATTCTTAGGCCCGAAGGTTTCAGAAAACGAATGAAAGGAATACTTCAAAAAGCGCTTGACAGATATGATGAACAAATCTCAACTGAATAA
- a CDS encoding 3-hydroxyacyl-CoA dehydrogenase/enoyl-CoA hydratase family protein produces MKRTIKKVAVIGSGIMGSGIACHFANIGVEVLLLDIVPRELTEAEAKKGLTLESKAVRNRLVNDHLANSLKSKPSPIYSQKFASRITTGNTTDDMAKIANVDWIIEVVVERLDVKKLVFEQIDKFRKPGTLVTSNTSGIPIHFMSEGRSEDFQQHFCGTHFFNPARYLKLFEIIPGPKTSKEVLDFLTDYGSKFLGKTSVVAKDTPAFIGNRIGIYGIQSLFHLVKEMGLTIEEVDKLTGPVIGRPKSATFRTVDVVGLDTLVHVANGIYENCPNDEQHELFKLPDFINKMMENNWLGSKTGQGFYKKVDKDILSLDLDTLEYRAAKKANFATLELTKTIDKPINRFKVLVKGTDKAGEFYRKSFAGMFAYVSNRIPEISDELYKIDDAMKAGFGWENGPFEIWDAIGVAKGIEIMKAEGLEPAAWVNEMLASGSDSFYTVKEGATYFYDIPSKSQTKVPGQDSFIILNNIRESKKVWSNSGAIIQDLGDGILNLEFQSKMNTIGGDVLQAINKAIELAEKEHQGLVIGNQAANFSVGANIGMIFMMAVEQEYDELNMAIKLFQDTMMRVRYSSIPVVVAPHGMTFGGGCEMSLHADKVVAAAETYMGLVEFGVGVIPGGGGSKELTLRASDLFRKNDVELNVLQEYFLTIAMAKVSTSGYEAFDTGLLQHGKDIIVVNKDRQIAEAKKHALLMAEAGYTQPIRRTDIKVLGKQALGMFLVGTDQMEAGKYISEHDKKIANKLAYVMAGGDLSEATLVSEQYLLDIEREAFLSLCTERKTLERIQYMLTKGKPLRN; encoded by the coding sequence ATGAAACGCACAATTAAAAAAGTTGCTGTAATTGGATCCGGAATTATGGGTTCAGGTATAGCTTGTCATTTTGCCAATATTGGTGTTGAAGTTTTACTGCTTGACATCGTACCCCGCGAGTTGACAGAAGCTGAAGCTAAAAAAGGATTAACTCTTGAAAGTAAAGCCGTTCGCAACCGTTTGGTAAATGACCATTTGGCGAACTCATTAAAATCGAAACCCTCTCCTATTTACAGTCAGAAATTTGCCAGCAGAATTACGACTGGAAATACAACAGATGACATGGCAAAAATTGCTAATGTGGACTGGATTATCGAGGTTGTTGTGGAACGTTTAGATGTTAAGAAATTAGTATTCGAACAAATCGACAAATTCCGCAAACCAGGAACTTTGGTTACTTCTAATACTTCTGGTATTCCAATTCACTTTATGAGCGAAGGAAGAAGTGAAGATTTTCAACAACACTTCTGCGGAACTCACTTTTTTAACCCTGCTCGTTACTTAAAATTATTTGAAATTATTCCGGGGCCAAAAACTTCAAAAGAAGTTCTAGATTTCTTAACCGATTACGGATCTAAGTTCTTAGGAAAAACTTCGGTTGTTGCTAAAGATACTCCGGCGTTTATTGGAAACAGAATTGGTATTTACGGAATTCAGAGTTTATTCCACCTTGTAAAAGAAATGGGATTAACAATTGAAGAAGTAGATAAATTGACTGGACCAGTTATTGGTCGTCCAAAATCGGCTACTTTCCGTACCGTTGACGTTGTTGGATTGGATACTTTGGTACACGTTGCCAATGGTATTTACGAAAACTGCCCGAACGACGAACAACACGAATTATTCAAACTTCCTGATTTCATCAATAAAATGATGGAAAACAACTGGCTTGGTTCTAAAACTGGCCAGGGGTTTTACAAAAAAGTAGATAAAGACATTCTTTCTTTAGACTTAGATACACTTGAATACCGCGCTGCAAAAAAAGCAAATTTTGCAACGCTTGAATTGACTAAAACTATCGACAAACCAATTAATCGTTTTAAAGTTTTAGTAAAAGGAACAGACAAAGCGGGAGAATTCTACAGAAAAAGTTTCGCCGGAATGTTTGCTTATGTTTCAAACAGAATTCCTGAAATCTCAGACGAATTATACAAAATTGACGATGCCATGAAAGCTGGTTTTGGATGGGAAAATGGTCCATTCGAAATCTGGGATGCTATTGGTGTTGCCAAAGGAATTGAAATCATGAAAGCAGAAGGTCTAGAACCTGCTGCATGGGTTAACGAAATGCTGGCTTCTGGAAGCGACAGTTTCTACACTGTAAAAGAAGGAGCTACCTATTTCTATGATATTCCTTCAAAATCTCAAACGAAAGTTCCTGGACAAGATTCATTTATTATTCTGAACAACATCCGAGAAAGCAAAAAAGTTTGGAGCAACAGTGGTGCAATTATCCAGGATTTAGGAGATGGAATTTTAAACTTGGAATTCCAATCTAAAATGAATACAATTGGTGGCGATGTACTTCAAGCCATCAATAAAGCAATTGAATTAGCTGAAAAAGAGCACCAAGGTTTAGTTATCGGAAATCAGGCTGCGAATTTCTCTGTTGGAGCGAACATCGGAATGATTTTCATGATGGCGGTTGAGCAGGAATACGACGAATTGAACATGGCAATCAAATTGTTCCAGGATACAATGATGCGCGTTCGTTATTCTTCAATTCCAGTTGTGGTTGCGCCTCACGGAATGACTTTTGGTGGTGGATGCGAAATGAGCTTACACGCTGATAAAGTGGTTGCTGCTGCAGAAACGTACATGGGATTAGTTGAATTTGGAGTTGGTGTAATTCCAGGTGGTGGTGGTTCTAAAGAATTAACTTTAAGAGCTTCAGACTTATTCCGCAAAAACGATGTGGAACTGAATGTTCTTCAGGAATATTTCTTGACTATTGCTATGGCTAAAGTTTCGACTTCTGGTTATGAAGCTTTCGACACAGGATTATTACAGCACGGAAAAGATATTATCGTAGTAAACAAAGATCGTCAGATTGCTGAAGCTAAAAAACATGCGTTGTTAATGGCCGAAGCTGGATATACACAGCCAATCAGAAGAACTGATATTAAAGTTCTTGGAAAACAAGCTTTAGGTATGTTCTTGGTTGGAACCGATCAAATGGAAGCTGGAAAATACATTTCTGAGCACGATAAAAAAATCGCAAACAAACTGGCTTATGTAATGGCTGGTGGAGATTTATCTGAAGCCACTTTAGTTTCTGAACAATATTTATTAGATATCGAAAGAGAAGCTTTCTTGAGCTTATGTACTGAACGTAAGACTTTAGAGAGAATTCAGTACATGTTAACTAAAGGAAAACCACTTCGTAACTAA
- a CDS encoding four helix bundle protein: protein MNYFKELKVWQKAIELVTNTYLKTQTFPKEEIYGLTSQIRRCAVSIPSNIAEGCGRKSPKDFNNFLGISLGSAFEFETQLIICKNIGYIEQEVFNFLESEIQHIQNMLIKLQASLDIK from the coding sequence ATGAATTATTTTAAAGAATTAAAAGTTTGGCAAAAAGCTATTGAACTTGTAACTAATACTTATTTAAAAACACAGACATTTCCTAAGGAAGAAATTTACGGCTTAACTTCACAGATAAGAAGATGCGCAGTTTCAATTCCATCAAATATAGCAGAAGGATGTGGGCGAAAATCACCAAAGGATTTTAATAACTTTTTAGGAATTTCATTGGGTTCAGCATTTGAATTTGAAACACAATTAATTATTTGCAAAAACATTGGATATATTGAACAAGAGGTTTTTAATTTTTTAGAATCTGAAATTCAGCATATACAAAATATGCTAATTAAACTCCAAGCTTCATTAGATATAAAATAA